A genomic window from Nicotiana sylvestris chromosome 11, ASM39365v2, whole genome shotgun sequence includes:
- the LOC138881761 gene encoding uncharacterized protein produces the protein MNPIQEVEVFDVEGITFMGPFVSLYGNKYILVAMKYMSKWVEAEALPTNDAKGVIGFLRKNIFTRFGTTRAIISDGGTHFHNRSFIKLLEKTDWARKLDDALWAYRTAFKTPIGMSPYKLVFGKACHLPVELEHRAWCKKVEI, from the exons atgaacccaattcaggagGTTGAAGTGTTTGATGTAGAGGGGATCACCTTCATGGGGCCTTTCGTCAGCTTATATGGCAACAAGTACATACTCGTCGCTATGAAGTAcatgtccaaatgggtagaagctgaaGCACTCCCTACAAATGATGCAAAGGGGGTAATTGGTTTTTTGagaaagaacatattcacccgatTTGGCACCACAAGGGCAATaatcagtgacggaggcactcactttCATAATCGATCCTTTATAAAGTTGTTGGAGAA AACAGATTGGGCAAGGAAGTTAGATGATGcactttgggcatatcgaaccgctttcaaaactccaattggcaTGTCTCCATacaagttggtatttgggaaggcaTGCCATTTACCAGTAGAGTTGGAGCATAGAGCTTG